GATCGATCATGTCCACTCGTTTTAGAGGTTTTAGTGGGCGGCTTCGGTGAAAACACCAATTTTGCGGAATTTTTCATAGCGCAGTTGGCGTCTTTGTGCAGCAGTTAAGCGGTTGAGTATATCCAAATTTTCCAATAGCGCCTGTTTGAGGGTTGTAGCTGCTTGGAGTGGGTTAGAATGAGCGCCGCCGATGGGTTCAGGTAATATCTGGTCAATAATGCCCAAATTTTTGAGGTCATGAGAAATAATTTTCAGAGCCACAGCCGCTTGGGGAGATTTGCTAGCATCTTTCCACAAAATAGCGGCGCAGGCTTCGGGGGTAGCAACGGTATAAACGGCGTGTTCAAACATCATTAGGCGATCGCCGACACCAATACCCAAAGCGCCACCAGAACCACCTTCACCAATTACCGTGCAAAGAATTGGCACATCGAAGCAAAACATTTCTCGCAAATTATAGGCGATCGCTTCCCCTTGACCTTGATGTTCGGCTTCGATACCCGCCCAAGCTCCGGGGGTATCGATAAAAGTGATAATTGGCATGTTAAACTTGTTGGCATGTTCCATCAATCGCAGTGCTTTGCGGTAGCCACCGGGTGAAGCCATACCAAAGTTGCGGGCGACATTATCCTTAGTATCCCGACCTTTTTGATGTCCCAGGATCACCACTGGTTGTCCGCCCAAACGACCGACACCGCCAACCAAAGCCGGATCATCACCACCACAGCGATCGCCATGCAACTCCATCCATTCATCACTAATAGCCTGAATGTAATCGAGCGTACTAGGGCGTCGGGGATGACGAGCAACCTGTAAGCGCTGAGAAGGCGATAGATTACTAAAAATTTCCTCGCGCAGCTGCATAGCGCGTGCTTCTAGTTTACGAATTTCACTAGAAACATCCACACCATTTTCCTCTGCCAGCGCCCGAATCTGATCAATACGCGCCGCGAGTTCTGCTAGCGGCTTTTCAAAATCCAAGAGTAGCGGTTTACGCTCGGTAGTTGTCATAGTTGGGGATTAGGGATTGGGGATTAGGGATTGGGCATGGGGCATGGGGCATTGGGCATTGGAAGGGGATTGGGGATTGGGGATTGGGGATTGGGCATAAGCAAATAATACTACCATGCCCCAATTACCAGTAGCTAAACTAGCAGTGGTCTAAATCCATGCTTAACTGACACCTGACCTATCTGCTCCATTTTGTCTACGGTAATCTGATTGCGCCCCCAAGAAAAGTTCGTATATAACTTCTCAAATTCTAGGAGCATGGATTCGGCAAAACAAGCAAACAACTGACGTGCTGGTACTTCCATATTGACGATTTTCATGATTTTCCAGTCAATATCCAGTGAATGCTCTACTATTCCACCATTTAACACATATACATCAGGATGCTGAATTTTTGTCCCTAAATTTTTAGGATACCCACCATCAATCAACAGACTTGGTTGTTTGAAAACCGTGGGGTCAATTTCCAGTCCTTTAGGCATACTGGCAACCCAAACTACAATATCAGCTAGGGGCAGCGCCTCTTCTAAAGCCATAATTTTACCCCGCCCCAATTCGGCTTGTAACTCTAGCAGCCGTTCTTGGTTCCGGGCTATCAGCAGCAGTTCCTTGACATCTGTTTTTGCATCTAACCAGCGTGTGACTGCACTCCCAATATCCCCAGTTGCGCCACAGATAGCCACCGTCGCACTTTTAAGATCAATTCCCAGTTGTTTCGATGCTTGTTCTACCTGGCGAGAAATAATGTAGGCAGTGTGGGTATTGCCAGTAGTGAAGCGTTCAAACTCTAGTTTAATGTTGCGGACTTGACCAAATTGCTCTAAGTTAAAATTTTCAAAAATAATTGAAGAAAACCCGCCTAAAGCCGTGATATTAATGCCATGTTTTTGAGCATGGGCCATAGCATTGAGAATTTTCCGCGTTGCCGCCTTAATCCGGCGATTTGCTAGCATTTCCGGCAAAAAGCAAGATTCCACATACCGCCCTTCTATGGTC
The Gloeotrichia echinulata CP02 DNA segment above includes these coding regions:
- a CDS encoding acetyl-CoA carboxylase carboxyltransferase subunit alpha, giving the protein MTTTERKPLLLDFEKPLAELAARIDQIRALAEENGVDVSSEIRKLEARAMQLREEIFSNLSPSQRLQVARHPRRPSTLDYIQAISDEWMELHGDRCGGDDPALVGGVGRLGGQPVVILGHQKGRDTKDNVARNFGMASPGGYRKALRLMEHANKFNMPIITFIDTPGAWAGIEAEHQGQGEAIAYNLREMFCFDVPILCTVIGEGGSGGALGIGVGDRLMMFEHAVYTVATPEACAAILWKDASKSPQAAVALKIISHDLKNLGIIDQILPEPIGGAHSNPLQAATTLKQALLENLDILNRLTAAQRRQLRYEKFRKIGVFTEAAH
- a CDS encoding long-chain acyl-[acyl-carrier-protein] reductase; this translates as MFGLIGHLTSLEHAQAVAEELGYPEYADQGLDFWCSAPPQIVDNITVTSVTGQTIEGRYVESCFLPEMLANRRIKAATRKILNAMAHAQKHGINITALGGFSSIIFENFNLEQFGQVRNIKLEFERFTTGNTHTAYIISRQVEQASKQLGIDLKSATVAICGATGDIGSAVTRWLDAKTDVKELLLIARNQERLLELQAELGRGKIMALEEALPLADIVVWVASMPKGLEIDPTVFKQPSLLIDGGYPKNLGTKIQHPDVYVLNGGIVEHSLDIDWKIMKIVNMEVPARQLFACFAESMLLEFEKLYTNFSWGRNQITVDKMEQIGQVSVKHGFRPLLV